aagagtatggtgcgcaactgcatcggccgagccaacgaagaaattggcaagttcaatggctattttcTCCAGGAGACGCGGAATGCCgagagcggccggagcgaggtcgacatcatcactgccacgctgagcacctaccaatccatgaacggcaagtcgttcaagtacctcaacgtttggcaggaaacgcggttccacccgaagtatatgggaggcgtaacatcctcctcttgCGGCTCCTCCAagcggtcaaggtcggtatccctagccgacgccggctccgaagaagtggctagccaactcgccggagctaacttgggtagccccgacgccgaaccaagcggttcccgacgccgaccgcaaggaaggaagaaggcggcggccgaccgccgtcgcgccgcgactccatctgccccgctcccgaacccgctcccaaTGTGCCACCtgcacccccgaacaactcgctgtggatgctcttacaccaACTCAATAtgaccgataggtcaactatgacccccacgcaacttcaaacgcacgagaccatgatattgggtctccaaaaacaattgaggttagtgccgccggatgagtagtcttcctcgggtaatattagccaataattatgtaatttttaatttttaggagtttaattatgtaatttttaatttttagtattttaattatgtcttttttattttatttgtaatttgtaatatttattgtggttttttaatgaattttagtattatggaaatatttttgtttaattgaattttaaattaattgtgctcgtccttgcggaagagcacaactgtgagtgttgtgctctcgccagagagcaggcagaaaaagtggggcagGGCCCACAACCGTTCCGCTGACGAGAgtacggttgtggatgctctaacgaTACAATACAAGGACCAGTTTGGAACATACATGATTTAGAAAGTTCAGAATGCATCATTCTGTTGCAATGCCAATTTCTTTGCTTCTAtccttcttcttttcttcttcatcatttgtTACGTCGAAGCCCACTGCCTCGATCATCAAAAACAATTGTTACTTGATTGAATTAGTATTCAATTCTTCTCTGTCTAGAGATTTAGTGACATGGAACCAAACATATGATTGGCTGGCCGTGTTGTCGGTTTGGCCCTTGTCAGCGAAGGCATCTCTGGCGGAATGGGTGAGTCATCAACCCTTTTCCGGTTAACACACTTTTCGAGCCTCGACCTATCCTTCAATGACTTCACCAGTGAGATTCCTAACCAATTCCATATCCACGCTTTCTAACCTATCGAACCTCGTTTATTTAGACTTATCAAGTAACTTCGTTACTGGTTCACTTCCTTCTTTCCATGTGTGCAGCAGACTCGAAAGCATAGACCTTCTCGATAATTATCTAACGGTATCACTTTCTCACTTGGACTTTAGAAGTCTCTTACAAACCTCTCTGATTTAATATTAGACCAAAACTTATTCTGTGGTAGCATTCCTCACCATCTCTTTCTCTTTCCTTCTCTTAGTCTCGCTTACAACGAATTTAGTGGAGAAATCGAAGAATTTCCCGTTGTAAACGATCTTCGTGAGATAGATTTGAGCAATAATAGGATAACAGGTCCTCTTCCTAGCTCCTTCTTCCGGTTTCAAAACATTTCCGTTCTCTCACTTTCTGAAAACTCGTTCGATGGCGCTTTTCAACTGCGAAAGATTCAGAGTCTTTCAAAGCTCAAGGTGTTGGACCTTTCTTACAACAACTTGTCAATCAACACAACCATCTTAACCTCAAATTCTGATGGATTTCCCAAGTTTAATATGTTGCATTTGGCATCATGCAATATTTACGAGTTTCCATATCTCGGAGAACAATCCTCTTTGGTGACTTTGGACCTCTCGAACAATCACATCGGAGGGGACATTCCTGGTTGGATTTGGGAAGCCGGAAAGGACTATTTGAACCTTTCGTTTAATCTTCTGACCGGTCTAGAAAAGCCTCGCTTTGTTGCATCCGCTGCTTACCTAGACTTGCAGTCGAACAAGTTGTCGTGTTCTACGTTGCTTTCCTCAATTCTTACCTCTCCAAATATAAGTGATGCGGTTATCTTGCTTGCAAACAATCAACTAACCGGAGCGATTCCAAACGTTTTCGGCTGATCTGTTTGAAGGAAACACGGGGTTATGTGGTTTCCCACTCGACAGAAGTTGTAGCAGCTCTCATGGACCCGGTTCAACACCATCTGAATCGAAAAACGAGGAGATTGCGTGGGAATATGTGTTTGCTGCATCTATGTTGTGGGATTCAGAAGCATTGCATGGACACTGTTATGTTGTAGAAGGTTGAGAGAAATATACTTTGAAAAGACAGAGGAGATTGCAGACAAGATATTCTACGAGAGAGGGAGGAGAAGAAGACATGaaataagaataagaagaaTGGGGTTAGGAAACATCATTAGTGAGGTTTTGCTTACCATATGGTCTGTTGTTACAATGCAAAGGAAATACAGTACTCCATAATGAAACACAGATCTAATAAAGAATAATtactaattaatactccctctgtgcGATAATAAATGTCCCATATTTATATTAACCAGCTCGGACTTTAAGAAACTTTTTTGACTTTGTAaagaaatgtgagtagaaaaaaaattagtggtcttacttttatatattagttaaatgagttagtgaaatttgAGGTCCAGTGACTAGATacattaaaagtgaaatataacaTTTAATGATAGACGGACGAAAAATTAAATACTCTATCAGTTGCAAATGGGGTGGCGTGGAATGCGATGGTGCTGGCCGTGTTGTCGGTTTAGCCCTCAGCAGAGAAGGCATCTCCAGCGGAATGGGTGAGAGTCATTCACCCTTTTCCGGTTCACATACATGTCGGAGCTTGACCTTTCATTCAATGACTTCACGACGAGTGAGATTCCTAACCAATTCCATCTTCTCACGAATCTAAAACACCTTGACTTGTCTCGTTATGGCAGAAGATACTTTGAGAAGATAGAAGAGGTTGTTGACAAGTTATTCTACAGAAAGTTAGTGTAACGtggtttctatttttatatatcgattttataataaaatgtgagtgaaataagttagtagaatgagaggtttaattaaaaaaaatgaaagtgaaatGTAATGTTTAATGATGAATGGATagacgaaaaatgaaaaaaaaaataaaaatatgtaattagtAGGCTTTCCCAAGTTTGGGCCCTTCTCAACTTTATTGGGCCTGTGCACGCACTTTATATTGGGCTTCGATTGTAATAAATGGGCCTTTAGAACCAGCCCAATAACAAGGGCTATCGAGGGAAATTCAACTAATAGGAGTATTATCTTTTTTCTCAAATAACACCCGTTTTAAAAAgtagtcattttattttattttaataatattgataaaatttatttatttcaatttatagATCAGCTTCATAATCTAGAGGGCATTTTGTTGTTTACTCTATGATATATATATGTTAGAGGTGCAAACCATCCCACGTGGAGAAATGAGAAATAAGTAAATATGTAAGCAAtataggtggtgttcggtttcctagataaaataatactaagatataatttaagattgagttgtgggattattttagtcatagggagttagctatgactaattatcccatgattatccatctaggattgagttgaaGGActaaatctcatgaaccaaacatactACTAATTTAATCCGGGATaaaatcttgcaaaccgaacacccatAGTATATTAATCCCAACTCTATTAGTATGATaacttttttaatttgaaatatgaTTCAAAAGCAAAAATAGCGTATTAATGTTGAATTCAAATGTGTATCACCAAATCCTAGAGAAACTATATCAGTTAATCAAGCATTTCTATCGACAATTTGGGCAAATTTTATAACAAATCCACCCATAAGAAATTTGGAATTTGCAGGAAAGTCCTGACTTATGTCAGACTTTAAACtattaaaataatgaatggGTTTGGAATATTCTCATAAGAAAATTATTAATCTCATACTAGTATAAAAAATGACACAGGGAACTGAGACATTTAATTTACAATGAGCAGGCATAGACAAAAAAAGTTCCATATAACAATGACCTAGTCTGTTGTTGCATGTGGCTTTTGACCTTTTGCAAACTTGTTAGTGTAAAATTTAAATCTTTTCATATACAACCACTTCGCCTCAGAAAATAAACATTTACGTACTAAAAATATACAACTTGTTGTCGAATGTTAAtcctaaaaatattttacacTAGTGAAGAGTTACTATTAATTATAGGATccgtattatttttaaaatattactattgaTGACTTAAACCGATTGGATGTGTCAAAAACAATTTACACCCACTATaacaaaaacatttaattaataaaagagaTTATTGTTATTTAAATCTCAACTTTTCGTTGAATTCTGATCGGGCTCACGACTTTTGAAATTGGAATATATAAACATAACTTTTCATTTCACAATTGTCCCACAATAGTAAAAATCGATAATAATATGACAAAATCAAATATAACATGATAACAAAATGACATTGTtttgaaaaaagaataaaaaaatgtaactCTAATTTGATTGTTGATTAAAATGGCATTAATTTATCTGAAACGATGttgtttcattttaaattttgataattGTGAGATGGTACGAAAAATTGAATCGTTATGATTTTATATACTGACCAGAAATCAACGAAAagtgttgaaaagtaaaatgcggaaaataaaatactattgcagaaagtaaaagatgaggagaactttaaagactacattgtgaatgacttgaattcattctctcaatggttacacaaccttttataggctataattctagctatacatggaaaatatattctaattccataaatatattcttgatttgatttttcataatctttaattgatttccttcattattcttgccataacttcatcccttgccttcttgttctccaattaattgatttccttattccaacactccccctcaagttgagtatcgagtttttcgacacttaacttgcacgatctttagtttgataaatagtttatactcgtatttaagaGTTCTTCTATTTCCATTGACAGTTTATGttcgtatcatagagcttcttcaatttATCATTGATAATTTATACTCGTATCAAAgagttattttttcttcattgaaagtttagactcgtttcaaggagctcttcattcatcattgaaagtttaaactcgtttcaaggagttcttcaatttttcttcattgaaagtttaggctcttatcaaggagctcttcaatttttgttgacggttttaactcgtgtcaatgAGCCAATCTAGACAGTTAACTCGTGTCCGGGAGTTTGTCTAAacagtttttactcatatttaggagctatcttaaatagttttagctcgtatctaggagccatcttagacagttttgactcgtgtcgaggagctaattctgacagttttgactcttgtcgaggagctcattcggacagttttgactcatgttgaggagctaattctgacagttttgactcttgtcgaggagctaatttaGACAGTTTTTACTCGTATCTAGGGGCTATCTTAAGACCATTCTCGGTCCATTCCAGCTCAAACTATGAGCCCATTAAGCTTCACCAATATTCACGTATTACTTCTCGCCCTCTTGGCGACTCCATCTCTTCCGGCAGGGTATTGTCTCTCCCCCTCTGCCGGATAATTCTTCGAATGCTTTACCTTTCCTGGTTGTCTTGCTACCAATCTTTCCTGGCTCCACCAACATGTGGGTTGTGCCTTTGCAGCTTAATGGGCTCCCTTTTGGCAAtgataaatatccattaatataaatagCTAGTGTCAAATGCACAAATTCGAATATTATTTTCATGTCTTTTGCACTAGAGTATTCAATCATTCGTCATGTTTTCGTGCATTCTAGAACTGCGATGCGTATACAaagaacgatgaacgacgacaATGACCGTCGACGGAGGCTGTTGACGGAAGAACAATGGCCGGCCCATCCGTTCCGTCTACTGTAATTTGGAGCCATTGCATGTGGAGGAAGGGCAATTTGGTAATATaggtttatatatatattctaataCAAGTTGGTACTATTTTATCTTGTTTTTTTAAAGTGGGAATCTCCCATTTTCGCAGGTAGCACCTTCCTCGCAAACACTTTTAGACACATTAACAATAATCAATACAaaaatttgtttaaaaaaaGAGGTGACAAATAATAAGGTAGTTGGGTCAAAGTCACGGATTTGAAAAGGGTCGCATTTTCATACACTTTATGTCCACTAAAAAATGTTTGTATTTATCATTTTGAGTGTgcataatttgaaatttaattattttttttgagtAAATGGACCTTACATTCTCCTATAAAAAAAGAATGTATAAAAATGCGATtcattcaaataattttttttcacccaccttcctttatatttttataattttttacaaGTCAAAGTGAGACTTTAAGTCGCAGCCTAATTCGACTTCCCATCTCGTATTTAAACTACATCAACTCAAGTTCAGAATGCATTACTCCTATTTGCAATGGCAATTTCTTCCCTTCTCTTCTTCGTCGTCCTCGTCTTCATAGTATTGATCGACGGCCAATGCCTCGATCATCAAAAAAACTTGTTACTCGACCTCAAGAGCGAGTTGGTATTCAACTCTTCTCTATCCCAAAAGCTAGTGACATGGAATCTAACATACGATTGCTGCGAATGGGGCGGCGTGGAATGCGACGGCGCTGGCAGTGTCGTCAGTCTCCTCCTCGACTACGAGAGCATCTCCGGCCGAATCGGTGAGTCATCAACCCTTCTCCGTTTAACACACTTGTCGAAGCTCAGCCTCGCCGGAAATGACTTCACCTCAACTCAGATTCCTAAGAGCATTCATCTCCTCACAAATTTGAAACACCTTGATTTGTCACGTTCGGGTTTCACCGGAACAATCCCAAACACACTTTCAAATCTAACAAACTTAGTTCATCTTGACTTATCCGCAAACTCCCTCACTGGCTCACTTCCTTCTTTTCGTTCTTGCCACGGGCTCGACACCATTGACCTTCGCGATAATCATCTAACCGGATCGCTCTCTCGCTTGGACTTCGGGAGCCTCACGAATCTCTCTTACTTAGCTTTAGAGCAAAACTCAATAAATGGAAGCATTCCTCGCAGTCTCTTCCTCCTGCCTTCGCTAAGTCTTCTCATGCTAGCCAACAACCGATTCAGTGGAGAAATCGCAGAATTTCCTATTGCCAGCGATCTTGAATTGCTAGATTTGAGTTATAACATGATCAAAGGCCCTCTTCCTAGCTCATTCTTCCGGTTTCCAAACATTTTCTCCATCCAACTCTCTAACAACTTGTTCAATGGCACTTTTCATCTGCGGAAGATCCTAAGTCTTTCGAAGCTCGTGGAGTTGTCTCTTTCACACAACAAACTGTCAGTCGACACGACCAATTTCGCCTCAAATTTCGATGGAATCCACAGCGTTGGTGTATTGCATCTAGCATCCTGCAATCTCCACGAGTTTCCATATCTCAGAAACGTGAGGCATTTGGATCTTTCAAACAATCACATTGGTGGGGAAATTCCTGGTTGGATTTGGGAAACTGAAAAGGACTATTTGAatctttcttttaattatttaacgGGTTTGGAAAAGCATCACTATTTGCATTCTTCTCATCTATTTAGTTACTCTGCTCTCTTGCTCGGAAACAATAGACTAACCGGCGCGATTCCAACCTCCTTCTGCAAAGCATCTTCGTTCAGTGTTCTCGACTTGTCTTTCAATAACTTGAGCGGTAGCATACCTCCGTGCCTATTCCAGAATAGTACAGTGCTCAATCTAAGAGGAAATCAAATCAGTGGTGTTATCCTGGATCAATTTCCGGGTGAGTGTGGCCTAGAAACATTGGATGTTAGTAACAATAATTTGGGCGGGAAGCTTCCTAAGTCTCTGGGAAATTGTAAGAGCTTAGCGTTGCTTAATGTTAGAAACAACGACTTCGAGGGTAGTTTTCCTTGCATGCTACCGTTGAGCTTGCGCATACTTGTGTTGCGCTCCAACAGATTCCATGGAGACTTGAGATGTCATAAGAGTTGGCCGAATCTTCAAATTCTAGATATATCATCGAATGATTTCAGTGGGAATGTGAGTCTGCTAAACTTCTCGAGCTGGAGTGGTATGATGCTAGAAAGGCGAAGGCCTAACCGATCGAGCTCTGATTATCTACGCCCCGACTATTTCTACCAGGACCAGGTGGTGATAATAGTCAAGGGAAATGATCTGGAGCTTGTCAAGATTTGGCCTGACTTTACATCCATTGATTTgtcttcgaatcgttttgaagGAGAAATACCAGATGCAATTGGTAATCTTAGCTCGCTTTATCTTCTCAACTTATCCCACAATGCTTTCAGTGGCGCCATCCCAAAATCATTGGGTGGATTGACAGAGCTTGGGTCACTCGACCTCTCTGCAAACCGGCTCAGGGGAAGAATACCGGAGGAGCTCACGAAACTAACTTTCCTTTCAATCATGAATGTGTCTTACAATCATCTGACAGGGATGATTCCAACTGGCCGTCAGTTCCAAACGCTTTCTGCGGATTTGTTTGAAGGAAACGCGGGGTTATGTGGTTTCCCACTCGACAGAAGTTGCAGCAGGCCTCCTCATGGACCATCAGAAGCAAAAGATGATGATGCAACGCCATTGGAATCGGAGATAGAGTGGGAATATGTGTTTGCTGCGTCTGGTTATGTTGTGGGAATAGGAAGCGTTGCGTGGACACTGTTATGTTGCAGAAGGTTGAGAGAAAGATACTTTGAGAAGATAGAAGAGGTTGCTGACAAGATATTCTATGAGAGAGGAAGGAGAAGAAGACATGAAAGAAGAgtaagaagaagagaagagaggaATGCGGTTAGAAGAAGGCATCATCAGTGAGGTTGAGCAATGTGGTTTGTGTTTAATTAGCATATGAAATGGTGATGTAAAACTTTTCTATTAGCATTGTGTGATTGTGTTTTTGTAATACTAGAATTGTGTGATCTGCCTCTTTAAAATTCACAATAaaagttataattaaatactatcTCTTAAGAATTTCGTCAAACACCTTCTGCTCCTTCAAATTCCAGCTTTCAATCAGGCAATCTAGCAGACAAATGGCAGATACTATCAACAAATTTAGATAAGGATATTATTTTTACGAATTATTGCATATATCCATGGTATGTGGATCCATTTTCAATCCaagtttttaaaagaaaattgttTCAATAAATGTACCTTTTCAAGAATGTATTACCAACTGAAAAATGAGGTATAAATGTGTATTTACAAATGAATCAACACTTTGGGTAAagttgaaaaaaagaaaaaaaatcgtataaatattaatttttgtttttcggCATAATTAATTTCTAGGCTTTTTTAAGGTTTGGGACCTTCTCAACTTTATTGGGCTTGTGCACGCACTTTTTATATGTTGGgcttttattataataaatggGTACCGAACCAGCCCAATAACAAGGGCCCAAAGAGaaattttcaaaacaattttaaaatagtttaattttatttgttttgaaatattcatgaaatttattaatttaatttttgttgataCTATCTCCAAATATATTACTACgatatagtattatttatttaacataTATAGTATCTGACTGACCAATTTCACTACatattatacatttatttatCATTATTAGTACTATAACATTATATCGACCATCTCTAAACAACAACAAGATATTTTGAGAAGATAGAAGAGGTTGCTTACAAGATATTTTACGAGAGAGGAAGGAGAAAAAGACATGAAAGAAtaagaagaggagaagagaggaATGTGGTTTGTATTTAATTAACATATGATGTGatgtaaaactttttttttttgtgaatgtgTTTTTGTAATATGAGCATCTTATTTTACAAATATATCAAACAGTTTGATTGTGTACTAGATCTGCCTCTTTGGAATGCACAATAAGAGTTATAAGTAAATAAGAAATCATCCCCTAGTGCATAACTAATAAATCATATAAACCATTGGATTACAAAATGGAAGGTTaggattatatatttatatttcaccgAATATCAATATAGTTAGTTGCACTTGTATACCAGTATATTGTTaaaacgaaaatggaaaatgttggAAGTCTTAAAGAAAAGCTAATTACTTTTCATCCCTCCAAAATATATCTCAACATTTAATTCCATATAATCGATATTCAATAACATTGAAGCAAATTATTATATTTGTGACTTTAAACaagcaaaaagaaaataagaaattcaaatattaaaatttggATATTACTCCCTCGGTCCACTAAAAATAATCTAAACCATTAAAATAGTCATATGTCAATTGTTTATGAAAGCAATAATAGAAGATATCATATGTGATGACAATAGAGGATCCGAGTTGGGATTTAGGTGGCAAACAATAAAGACTTggaaattcaattaaaaaatgatGAAGTGTGGAATAGCtccattaatatataaaaaaggtAACATAAACAATTCAAACTTTGAATGTAAAACAATGACCCAATTTACATATTGATCATAGTCATCCACTAGAGATTATTATTCACGACTGTCGGATGACTCGGATCTACACAACGACGATAGAAAAAGCTGTCAATTCAAAAGAAATATGGATAAAACAAGTGAAAAATAGatttgtcaaataaaaaaatagtgaaagaacacaaaaaaaacatcactctacttaactcataaaacaacGCTACATACGTCGAGGATGACTATGTTTACTTTTATATAAGTGCGTGTAAGATGGTTGGAGTACAgacacttttatatattgggctttaattataataaatgggCCTATAGAACCAGCTCAATAACAAGGGCTTTAGGGAAAGtccaataattttaaaaaatattctacttttatttgttttgatatattcataaaatttatttactttaattTATAGATGCTATCTCAAAATATATTCTAACACAATATATactttatttatcatttataatCCAGTATTTAGCTGACCAATTTCTCTACATGTACTATCCAttagataaaattatttctactcacattaaattaataatctttATCAAAATTTAAGTGTCATCTAAGTCAATATATTTCGGGATGGAATgttaataataatgataatgataataataataatatcaataaTTTAACGAATTATTGCATATAAATATCAATTGTTTATGGGATGTGATTGATTGCATATAATATTCAGAGCTTTGATTATAATCAATGGGCCTATGTGATCGGCCCAATTACAAAGTTCAATATGTGAAATTACCAATTGGTACGTAAGGAGTAACTAATAATTATAGAATACACAATCATCATTTATTTATGCAATATTCTGAATTTGATACAAATATCAATATTGAGtttcaaattatatatttatagttGGGGGAGGAGCAATGGTAATCATTGAATCATTCAAATTAGGAAAATTTTGGATATTAACATCTTTGGAGagcaaataaaaatatgtttgaCTTTTTAAAAGTGCAAATATGAACATAGAAAAGATTGTCTCTCAACTTTTATAAAGTGGATTTACAAAAGCTAAGATCTAAGTGAACCGACGAGGCTCCATGATAGCAGCTTCCATCAAATTCACAAAATTGTGATTCACATTTTGTGCTTGTTCATTTAAAATAGCAATAATccaaaaatcaaatatatatgatAATTGGAAAGTGGAAAGAGGGAGTATATCCACTAGTCCCAAACTAATCAAAATGTTTTTTTCATTTGGAAGGTTTAAGAAAGTGGTGTGTAGTTTGTTAAGTAGATAGAGATTAAAGtaatagagaataaaatatgatataATAAAGTGAGAGCAAAATTGTTTGTGTAGTTAGTAGTAGAATAGTTGATGTTCGAATTCGATGGTCTTGGGTTTGAGTCTATCGTGACACTACCTTTAAATTTTTCTAAAAAAGGATACGGCACATTTAGCATGAGAATCatgtaaagaaataaaaattaactaactttTGAGACTGAGAGAGTAATTCTtaacaaaaagaagaaaaaaagaggaaatgaCTAATTTGGCTTGGGAATCTCTTAAAGAATACAAATCAATTAACGAGAgtaatttttaacaaaaaaaaaaagaataacgCGAGGATTTAAACATTTATGGGGCATCATTTATTGTAAAGTCGTGTGACATATTGCATTGCATACTTCAAAGTTAGgattatagtactatatattttacTAAACCATTAAAATAGTTATATATCAATTGTTTATGTGGCAAACAATAAAGACTTGGGATTTAGGTGGCAAACAATAAAGACTTggaaatttcattaaaaatgatGAAGTGTGGAATAACaccattaatatataaaaaaggtAACATAAATAATTCAAACTTTGAATGTAAAACAATGACCCAATTCACATATTGATCATAGTGATCAACTAGAGATTATAATTCACGCCTGTCGGATGACTCGGAACGACACAACAACGATAAGACATCTAAATAGAAAAAGCTGtcaattcaaaacaaatataggaaaaacaagtaaaaaatagGTTTGtcaaaataaaacatactaaaggaacacaaaacaaaatcactctattttaactcacaaaacaacaacgCTATTTATGTGCTaaaaaacaaatgtttcatgaattcatggagtaatatatatagTAGGACACATGGAGTACAAATCAACATCATTAACAAAATcaacattataaataaaatatatttagcataaactaaaaatagaaaatggatacaagaaaaatattaaatttatgagAAAAACAAGGAAATACTAATCAATTCTTAAGCATTTATTTATATAGaaaatttctttctttttttcgttTAATTTGGAACATTTATAAACCGCACCGCaacctttttatttaaaaattcaattttcttgttttttttctatccaattttcatctataaGTGCAATATCAAACACAATTTTGACAAGTTCTTATCGTATGCTTCAATTCTATACACGAAGAACAAGCTTCCAATAAAATCTCATTGAAGAAATTTGGTCATGCACAAGTACATTTCAACATTGAAGTTCATTTTTTCGTTCAAAATGTAACTTTTGGATttttaaattacataattttcgATATATAATAGCATTGAATTTGATGTACTTAAACAAAGATGGTTGGAGGGTTtgtgatacagaccaaacatgaGAACTCATCTCAAAAGAGTAGCATGTTAGAGAGAGAATCCATTTAGTTTATATACCCCACACCAGTTGTTCTCATAACCGA
This genomic interval from Salvia splendens isolate huo1 chromosome 13, SspV2, whole genome shotgun sequence contains the following:
- the LOC121761097 gene encoding receptor-like protein 19 is translated as MAISSLLFFVVLVFIVLIDGQCLDHQKNLLLDLKSELVFNSSLSQKLVTWNLTYDCCEWGGVECDGAGSVVSLLLDYESISGRIGESSTLLRLTHLSKLSLAGNDFTSTQIPKSIHLLTNLKHLDLSRSGFTGTIPNTLSNLTNLVHLDLSANSLTGSLPSFRSCHGLDTIDLRDNHLTGSLSRLDFGSLTNLSYLALEQNSINGSIPRSLFLLPSLSLLMLANNRFSGEIAEFPIASDLELLDLSYNMIKGPLPSSFFRFPNIFSIQLSNNLFNGTFHLRKILSLSKLVELSLSHNKLSVDTTNFASNFDGIHSVGVLHLASCNLHEFPYLRNVRHLDLSNNHIGGEIPGWIWETEKDYLNLSFNYLTGLEKHHYLHSSHLFSYSALLLGNNRLTGAIPTSFCKASSFSVLDLSFNNLSGSIPPCLFQNSTVLNLRGNQISGVILDQFPGECGLETLDVSNNNLGGKLPKSLGNCKSLALLNVRNNDFEGSFPCMLPLSLRILVLRSNRFHGDLRCHKSWPNLQILDISSNDFSGNVSLLNFSSWSGMMLERRRPNRSSSDYLRPDYFYQDQVVIIVKGNDLELVKIWPDFTSIDLSSNRFEGEIPDAIGNLSSLYLLNLSHNAFSGAIPKSLGGLTELGSLDLSANRLRGRIPEELTKLTFLSIMNVSYNHLTGMIPTGRQFQTLSADLFEGNAGLCGFPLDRSCSRPPHGPSEAKDDDATPLESEIEWEYVFAASGYVVGIGSVAWTLLCCRRLRERYFEKIEEVADKIFYERGRRRRHERRVRRREERNAVRRRHHQ